The DNA segment CAAAAAATATAGCCGTTCAGGGGGATGTAGCTATAGAAGAGGATTGTCATCGTATAGTAAGTGAAGCTTTTTCCTTCTTTACTTCCATTGATGTCTTAATACATAATGCTGGACCCTACATACATGAAAGAAAAAAGTTGACTGAATATTCATTTGAAGAATGGAATTATCTATTAAGTGGGAACTTAACGTCAGTTTTCTGTTTGTCGAAATTAGTTATTCCTTCCATGCGTAAACAAAAATGGGGAAGAATTGTTACCTTAGGTTATGATCGAGTTGAAACAACACCTGGTTGGATTTATCGTTCAGCTTTTGCGGCAGCAAAGGCAGGATTGGCCTCTTTAACTAGGACGATTGCAATCGAAGAAGCAGAATTCGGAATAACTGCTAATATGGTTTGTCCTGGAGATATTACAAATGAGTGGAAAGTAAGCAATATTAAAGAGTCTTATGAAGCTAATAATGGATTAATTGGCAGGCAGGGAACTGGGGAGGACGTTGCAAGAGTCATTGCCTTTTTAACAGATGAAAAGTCTGATTTTATTACAGGGAGTATTATTCCAGTCACAGGTGGGGTGGATGTATTAGGTAAGGTATCAAAATCATAAATTTCTGATAACCAAATTTTTAGAACAATTTGATTTTCGGGAATGAAAACAATTCCTTTTGTGGATAATAGAAAGTAATCATCCATGAAAGGAGCACAGAATATGAGTTTTAATATGAATAGAATTAATCCAAATCAAACACAAGTATTTTTTCATGATGGCCGCTTTGAAACATTAACAAATGAGGAATTAGAAGACTTTATGCTCCAAATGGGTTTAACTGATGTGAATGAAACGATAGAGCAAAACGTGACGGACTAATATCATTACTAAAATAAGTAAAAAAAAGCAATCGGGATTGAACCGATTGCTTTTATGCTTCCAATAATTGTTGGTCGTC comes from the Neobacillus sp. PS2-9 genome and includes:
- a CDS encoding SDR family oxidoreductase, with protein sequence MKKKTALITGGASGIGKKTAEHLAENGYQLVINYRNSESEALSLVKHLNESYGTKNIAVQGDVAIEEDCHRIVSEAFSFFTSIDVLIHNAGPYIHERKKLTEYSFEEWNYLLSGNLTSVFCLSKLVIPSMRKQKWGRIVTLGYDRVETTPGWIYRSAFAAAKAGLASLTRTIAIEEAEFGITANMVCPGDITNEWKVSNIKESYEANNGLIGRQGTGEDVARVIAFLTDEKSDFITGSIIPVTGGVDVLGKVSKS